The following proteins are co-located in the Bordetella bronchialis genome:
- a CDS encoding segregation and condensation protein A: protein MSQNAAVPGKDLAALVEPQVDSTPDTVDSVAFARLYGEPLFQLPQDLYIPPDALEIFLEAFEGPLDLLLYLIRKQNFNVLDIPMADVTRQYLSYVEQIRLHNLELAAEYLLMAAMLIEIKSRMLLPVRKSDTGEEVEDPRAELVRRLLEYEQMKLAAQKLDALPQLGRDFQRTQAVADLSVERAMPDVSPEDLRQAWADIMKRAKLNAHHHITREQLSVRDHMTHILRRLSDVRFMEFSEMFMERIDEGAPAAVVVVHFIAMLELARESLLEITQAEPYAPIYVRLAYTSVAAAAA from the coding sequence ATGTCGCAAAATGCCGCCGTGCCCGGCAAGGACCTTGCCGCGCTCGTGGAGCCGCAGGTGGATAGCACGCCCGACACGGTCGATAGCGTGGCTTTCGCGCGGCTGTATGGCGAGCCGCTGTTCCAGCTGCCGCAGGACCTGTACATCCCCCCCGATGCCCTGGAAATCTTCCTGGAGGCCTTCGAGGGCCCGCTGGACCTGCTGCTGTACCTGATCCGCAAGCAGAACTTCAATGTGCTGGACATCCCCATGGCGGATGTCACGCGGCAATATCTTTCCTATGTAGAGCAGATCCGGCTGCACAACCTGGAACTGGCCGCCGAATACCTGCTGATGGCGGCCATGCTGATCGAGATCAAGTCGCGCATGCTGCTGCCCGTGCGCAAGAGCGACACCGGCGAAGAGGTCGAGGACCCGCGCGCCGAGCTCGTGCGCCGCCTGCTGGAATACGAACAGATGAAGCTGGCGGCGCAGAAACTGGACGCGCTGCCCCAGCTGGGCCGCGACTTCCAGCGCACCCAGGCGGTGGCCGACCTGAGCGTCGAGCGGGCCATGCCCGACGTGTCGCCGGAAGACCTGCGCCAGGCCTGGGCCGACATCATGAAGCGGGCCAAGCTGAATGCGCACCATCACATCACGCGCGAACAGCTGTCCGTGCGCGACCACATGACGCACATCCTGCGGCGCCTGAGCGACGTGCGCTTCATGGAATTCAGCGAAATGTTCATGGAGCGCATCGACGAAGGCGCGCCCGCCGCCGTGGTGGTGGTGCATTTCATCGCCATGCTGGAACTGGCGCGCGAATCCCTGCTGGAAATCACGCAGGCCGAGCCTTACGCGCCCATCTACGTGCGCCTGGCCTATACCAGCGTGGCGGCCGCGGCGGCCTGA
- a CDS encoding DUF3460 family protein: protein MATNYESEITRFLKDYKKTHPDVEKRQREGRGLLWDKPQDPELLEGFRAARVPQRPYVYSND from the coding sequence ATGGCCACCAACTACGAGTCGGAAATCACCCGGTTCCTGAAGGACTACAAGAAAACCCATCCCGATGTGGAAAAACGGCAGCGCGAAGGCCGCGGCCTGCTGTGGGACAAGCCGCAGGATCCCGAACTCCTGGAAGGTTTCCGTGCCGCGCGCGTCCCGCAAAGGCCTTACGTCTATTCCAACGACTGA